One stretch of Sander lucioperca isolate FBNREF2018 chromosome 13, SLUC_FBN_1.2, whole genome shotgun sequence DNA includes these proteins:
- the camlg gene encoding calcium signal-modulating cyclophilin ligand: MEPGDVSAGEKAACLSAAQRRAEIRRRKLLMNSEDRMNRIVGYTKNESEINAATLLRPTEPRFHLDLDRTEPWSSASSSPRPSPFLPEASGLVSRSHGATPERRGSPLPDSGDPPGSFLEDDIVGIQQRPRGERASDDLSSSPRPGLQKYLSRFDDAMKLRGQLANEKPTQDGGGSDSEELDPFRIFRLIGSILLAVFVRVFVCKFLSIFAPFLTLELAYMGLYKYFPKVEKKAQTTVLTAALLLSGIPAEVINRSMDTYRRMSDVFADLCVYFFTFILSHEFLLLIGSETP, from the exons ATGGAGCCCGGGGACGTCAGCGCGGGGGAGAAGGCAGCATGTCTGTCGGCGGCGCAGAGGAGGGCAGAGATCCGGAGGAGAAAACTGCTCATGAATTCAGAGGACAGGATGAACAGAATCGTGGGCTACACTAAAAACGAGTCTGAAATCAACG CTGCAACGCTCCTGCGTCCCACAGAACCCCGCTTCCACCTCGACCTCGACAGGACCGAGCCGTGGTCATCAGCCTCATCTTCCCCGAGACCGTCTCCCTTCCTGCCGGAGGCTTCGGGGCTCGTCAGCCGCTCCCACGGTGCCACCCCAGAGAGGAGGGGCTCACCCCTGCCTGACTCCGGTGATCCACCGGGAAGCTTTCTGGAAGACGACATTGTAGGCATCCAACAGAGGCCGAGGGGGGAGCGGGCATCAGACGACCTCAGCAGCTCCCCACGTCCAGGCCTCCAGAAGTACCTGTCCCGTTTTGACGATGCCATGAAGCTGCGGGGTCAGCTGGCCAATGAGAAGCCGACCCAGgacggaggagggtctgactcaGAGGAGTTAGATCCCTTCAGAATCTTCCGCCTCATCGGCAGCATCCTCCTCGCTGTTTTTGTCAGGGTTTTTGTCTGCAAGTTTCTG TCAATATTTGCTCCATTTCTGACCCTCGAACTGGCCTACATGGGGTTGTACAAATACTTTCCAAAG GTAGAGAAGAAGGCCCAGACCACTGTGCTGACCGCTGCCCTGTTGCTGTCTGGCATCCCCGCTGAGGTCATCAACCGCTCCATGGACACCTACAGGAGGATGAGTGACGTCTTCGCCGACCTATGTGTTTACTTCTTCACCTTCATCCTCTCGCACGAGTTCCTGCTGCTCATTGGCTCAGAGACTCCCTGA